In a genomic window of Sarcophilus harrisii chromosome 4, mSarHar1.11, whole genome shotgun sequence:
- the COL6A2 gene encoding LOW QUALITY PROTEIN: collagen alpha-2(VI) chain (The sequence of the model RefSeq protein was modified relative to this genomic sequence to represent the inferred CDS: substituted 1 base at 1 genomic stop codon), with product MFQKLFPALLVWGLLGSLHAQQQSAFFEGGPADRVSSCLEETDCPIKCPCGTSGGPCSAHRTCXQTRSCQFTSELKNLKYQGQVAISWHYGGLHFSDEVEIFSPLGSDEATFKSKLQKIRSFRRGTFTDCAISNMTQEITRNPSKGINFAIVITDGHVTGSPCGGIKLQAERARDAGIKLFAVALNQNKNEHGLREIANLPHELYRNNYLTIREDSSIDQDTIDRIIQVMKHEAYSECYKVSCLQIPGPAGPKGYRGQKGAKGNMGEPGEPGQKGRQGDPGIEGPIGFPGPKGVPGLKGEKVSCLWAVTGGAPFQAEPPSAGEPFPSDRDTWGKGPGSGDEDLAVGAQDLASRAPIITQVPGVGQFSPGHPPLGGAWGKRGRIGPPGCKGDPGDRGLDGYPGEAGSPGEPGDQGSKGDSGRPGRRGPPGPDGEKGSKGYQGNNGAPGSPGVKGAKGGPGPRGPRGEQGRRGDPGAKGGPGDDGPKGEKVSELGHGGKVRARERSLRSPPIPPPRASAKPFGILMAGPSPPQFPSLISTRDTSLSAQGDRGMPGPRGPQGSPGEPGKQGSRGDPGDVGPRGDSGPPGPKGDGGTPAGLGPQGEPGEKGEPGPPGPEGPRGDFGIKGAPGKKGEKGEPADPGPPGEPGPRGPKGAPGPEGEPGPPGDPGLTECDVMTYVRETCGCCDCVKHCGALDIIFVIDSSESIGYTNFSLEKNFVINVVNRLGSITKDPNSDTGTRIGVVQYSHDGTFEAIKLDDERITTLSQFKEEVKKLEWIAGGTWTPSALNYTYNELIKGGRRKKTKVFAVVITDGRHDPRDDEQSLTALCNTVENVVVTAIGIGDMFNEHHESESLRSIACNQKGQVRNMTLFSDLVAEKFIDEMETFLCPDPQIVCPDLPCQTELYVAQCTQRPVDIVFLLDGSERIGERNFHKAHRFVEEVARRLTLARRHNDPLNARVALLQYGNEREQEVVFPLTSNLTAIQGALSRIRYLNSFSHVGTGIIHAINNIVMDPQAGARRNAELSFVFITDGVTGELSLNESLHSMRKQDVVPTVLALGGDVDMDLLLKISLGDRAAIFQEKDYDSLSQPSFFDRFIRWIC from the exons AGGAGACAGACTGCCCCATCAAATGTCCCTGTGGAACCTCGGGCGGACCATGCAGTGCCCATCGAACCTGCTAGCAGACGCGTTCCTGTCAGTTCACCAGCGAACTGAAGAACCTCAAGTACCAGGGCCAGGTGGCCATCAGCTGGCACTACGGGGGCCTGCACTTCTCCGACGAGGTGGAGATCTTCAGCCCGCTGGGCAGCGATGAGGCCACCTTCAAGTCCAAGCTACAGAAGATCCGCTCCTTCCGCCGCGGGACCTTCACCGACTGTGCCATCTCCAACATGACCCAGGAGATCACCAGGAACCCCAGCAAGGGCATCAACTTCGCCATTGTGATCACCGACGGGCACGTCACCGGCAGTCCCTGCGGCGGGATCAAGCTGCAGGCCGAGAGGGCGCGTGACGCGGGCATCAAGCTCTTCGCGGTGGCCCTCAACCAGAACAAGAACGAGCACGGGCTCCGGGAGATCGCCAACCTGCCGCACGAGCTCTACCGCAACAACTACCTCACCATCAGGGAGGACTCCTCCATCGACCAAGACACTATCGACAGGATCATCCAGGTCATG AAACACGAAGCATATTCTGAG TGCTACAAGGTGAGCTGCCTGCAGATCCCGGGCCCCGCCGGCCCCAAGGGCTACCGCGGACAGAAG GGAGCCAAGGGGAACATGGGCGAGCCGGGCGAGCCTGGGCAGAAAGGGCGACAG GGAGACCCCGGCATCGAGGGCCCCATCGGCTTCCCAGGCCCCAAG GGCGTCCCTGGTTTGAAGGGCGAGAAGGTAAGCTGCCTCTGGGCTGTCACTGGGGGGGCTCCTTTTCAGGCAGAGCCTCCTAGTGCGGGGGAGCCCTTTCCTTCAGATAGGGACACTTGG GGGAAGGGACCTGGCTCTGGAGACGAGGACCTGGCCGTGGGGGCGCAGGACCTGGCTTCAAGAGCCCCCATTATCACCCAGGTGCCAGGAGTTGGTCAGTTCTCTCCTGGACACCCGCCTCTGGGTGGGGCGTGG GGAAAGCGGGGACGCATCGGCCCCCCCGGCTGCAAGGGGGACCCCGGTGACAGG GGCCTGGACGGTTACCCAGGGGAGGCCGGGAGCCCAGGAGAACCAGGCGACCAGGGCAGCAAG GGAGATTCGGGCCGCCCGGGCCGCCGCGgccccccaggaccagatggagagaaagggagcAAG GGTTACCAAGGCAACAACGGAGCCCCTGGAAGTCCGGGTGTGAAGGGAGCCAAAGGGGGGCCAGGACCCCGAGGACCTCGTGGAGAGCAG GGCCGTAGAGGAGATCCCGGGGCCAAAGGCGGCCCAGGAGATGACGGGCCAAAGGGAGAAAAGGTGAGTGAGCTTGGGCACGGAGGGAAGGTCAGGGCCAGAGAGCGGAGCCTCAGGAGCCCCCCGATTCCCCCTCCAAGAGCCTCGGCCAAGCCCTTTGGGATTCTCATGGCTGGCCCTTCCCCTCCTCAGTTTCCCAGTCTG ATCAGCACCAGGGACACTTCCCTTTCTGCACAGGGAGACCGAGGCATGCCGGGACCCAGAGGACCCCAGGGCAGCCCCGGAGAGCCCGGGAAGCAG GGATCCCGTGGGGACCCAGGGGATGTCGGTCCCAGAGGAGACTCGGGGCCTCCCGGACCCAAG GGAGACGGGGGAACTCCAGCTGGTCTGGGACCTCAGGGAGAGCCG GGAGAAAAAGGCGAGCCCGGCCCCCCCGGCCCGGAG GGCCCACGAGGCGACTTCGGCATCAAAGGAGCTCccgggaagaaaggagagaaaggagagccT GCGGATCCTGGTCCCCCCGGAGAGCCTGGCCCCAGAGGCCCCAAAGGAGCCCCCGGCCCAGAG GGTGAACCTGGCCCCCCTGGAGACCCCGGCCTGACG GAGTGTGACGTCATGACCTACGTGAGGGAGACCTGCGGCTGCTGCG aCTGCGTGAAGCACTGCGGAGCCCTGGACATCATCTTTGTCATCGACAGCTCGGAGAGCATCGGCTACACCAACTTCTCGCTGGAGAAGAACTTTGTCATCAACGTGGTCAACAGGCTGGGCTCCATCACCAAGGACCCCAACTCTGACACAG GGACACGCATCGGGGTGGTCCAGTACAGCCATGACGGCACCTTCGAGGCCATCAAGCTGGACGACGAGCGCATCACCACCCTGTCCCAGTTCAAGGAGGAGGTGAAGAAGCTGGAGTGGATCGCGGGGGGCACGTGGACGCCCTCGGCCCTGAACTACACCTACAACGAGCTCATCAAGGGCGGCCGGCGCAAGAAGACCAAGGTGTTCGCGGTGGTCATCACGGACGGGCGCCACGACCCCCGCGACGACGAGCAGTCGCTGACCGCGCTGTGCAACACGGTGGAGAACGTGGTGGTCACCGCCATCGGCATTGGGGACATGTTCAACGAGCATCACGAGAGCGAGAGCCTCCGCTCCATCGCCTGCAACCAGAAGGGCCAAGTGCGCAACATGACGCTCTTCTCCGACCTGGTGGCCGAGAAGTTCATAGACGAGATGGAGACCTTCCTGTGCCCAG atcCTCAGATCGTCTGCCCTGATCTCCCCTGCCAGACAG aaCTGTACGTAGCCCAGTGCACGCAGCGGCCCGTGGACATCGTCTTCCTGCTGGACGGCTCCGAGCGCATCGGCGAGCGCAACTTCCACAAGGCGCACCGCTTCGTGGAGGAGGTGGCGCGGCGGCTGACGCTGGCCCGGCGGCACAACGACCCGCTGAACGCGCGGGTGGCCCTGCTGCAGTACGGCAACGAGCGCGAGCAGGAGGTGGTCTTCCCGCTCACCTCCAACCTGACGGCCATCCAGGGCGCGCTGAGCCGCATCCGCTACCTCAACTCCTTCTCGCACGTGGGCACGGGCATCATCCACGCCATCAACAACATCGTCATGGACCCGCAGGCCGGGGCGCGCCGCAACGCCGAGCTCTCCTTCGTCTTCATCACGGACGGCGTCACGGGCGAGCTGAGCCTCAACGAGTCCCTGCACTCCATGCGCAAGCAGGACGTGGTGCCCACCGTGCTGGCGCTGGGCGGCGACGTCGACATGGACCTCCTGCTGAAGATCAGCCTGGGGGATCGCGCCGCCATCTTCCAGGAGAAGGACTACGACAGCCTCTCCCAGCCCAGCTTCTTCGACAGGTTCATCCGCTGGATCTGCTAG